The Flammeovirgaceae bacterium genome contains a region encoding:
- a CDS encoding Nramp family divalent metal transporter yields the protein MRPPSKLSSVILYSVISAAFIGPGTITTAITAGVTHQLQLLWAVALGTLGCLVLQEASARIVISSGLNLGEASKKCFGNRWGQTLMVIVGLTVMLGCAAYEAGNILGAVAGLNLLSEVNTKALTVFIAVAAFVVLWTNKRQVISWLMTVLVGLMGVAFFILAFQQAFSVTDVLKHALIPSFPAGSALLILGLVGTTIVPYNIFLGSGISKGKTVPLMRIGLTVSVLVGGLITAAILIAGTSVQAFSSFPELALALKEKLGPVGSLALGVGLFAAGFSSAITAPYASSIIASTVFGWDDPRRLRLVWGAVLLTGFLFGISGIKPIPVILTVQALNGLILPLLVALLVFLVNSKALIQENYRQRFVANFILLLVFGSIVLVGLNQVEKVLITVGLWESSKLNLLAILSLVLTAMVGLWAMKRQGAT from the coding sequence ATGCGCCCACCTTCTAAACTCTCCAGCGTAATCCTCTACTCCGTTATTTCGGCCGCATTTATCGGTCCGGGCACCATTACCACGGCCATTACGGCAGGGGTTACGCACCAACTTCAGTTATTGTGGGCGGTTGCACTGGGCACACTGGGCTGCCTTGTGTTACAGGAAGCATCAGCCCGCATTGTTATCAGCAGCGGGTTAAATCTTGGAGAGGCTTCTAAGAAATGTTTCGGCAACAGATGGGGTCAAACACTGATGGTTATTGTTGGTTTAACCGTTATGCTGGGCTGTGCGGCTTATGAAGCAGGTAATATTTTGGGGGCTGTTGCCGGGCTAAACCTGCTGAGTGAGGTGAATACAAAAGCCCTTACTGTATTTATTGCGGTAGCCGCTTTTGTTGTATTGTGGACTAACAAGCGCCAGGTTATTTCGTGGCTGATGACGGTACTGGTAGGCCTGATGGGCGTTGCCTTTTTTATACTTGCTTTTCAGCAGGCATTTTCCGTTACGGATGTACTTAAGCATGCTCTAATTCCTTCTTTTCCTGCCGGCAGTGCATTACTGATTTTGGGGCTTGTGGGTACCACCATTGTGCCGTACAATATCTTTTTAGGATCAGGTATTAGTAAAGGCAAAACCGTTCCGCTGATGCGCATAGGATTAACTGTTTCAGTTCTCGTTGGCGGATTGATTACGGCAGCGATATTGATTGCGGGTACGTCCGTTCAGGCGTTCTCTTCATTTCCCGAACTGGCATTGGCATTAAAAGAAAAGTTGGGCCCGGTGGGCTCGCTGGCATTGGGCGTTGGTTTATTTGCTGCCGGATTTTCTTCGGCTATAACAGCACCATACGCCTCCTCCATCATTGCCTCAACTGTTTTTGGGTGGGATGATCCGCGCAGGCTGCGCCTGGTGTGGGGTGCGGTGTTGCTGACTGGTTTTTTGTTTGGCATCAGTGGCATTAAACCGATACCGGTAATTTTAACCGTACAGGCATTAAACGGACTGATTTTGCCGCTGCTGGTGGCGCTGCTGGTATTTTTGGTTAACTCGAAAGCGTTAATACAGGAAAATTACCGGCAAAGGTTTGTGGCAAACTTTATACTCCTTCTTGTTTTCGGAAGCATTGTGCTGGTTGGCCTGAACCAGGTAGAGAAAGTGTTAATTACCGTGGGATTATGGGAGTCATCGAAGCTGAACCTATTGGCAATTCTTAGCCTGGTGTTAACGGCTATGGTAGGGTTATGGGCGATGAAAAGGCAGGGCGCCACTTGA
- a CDS encoding translocation protein TolB → MAKVLAICCLWVVAAGLDVRAQQAREVFGKNRIQYRSFDWQYLTGENFDVYYYDGRRDIATQALQYLELEFDRITDLIGYAPYYKAKVFIYNSMADLRQSNVGLNHTYYNINGEVDFIKPYVEVAHQGTAQEFKDELLFNITSMLVNEMMYGGSLKDIFQSALLLNLPDWFVSGVAMYVARGWTAEMDDYVRQIVSTRNVKKFSKFTHKEAALIGQSAWNFIVERYGKSNISNILNYTRITRNEEKSILITLGVSYTRLVEEWRQYYLQMESSVSKSYIKQPDSAKFQSPPNRYTEFTTLKVSPDGRYLAYAENDRGSYAIKVRSLESNKETTILRGGSRVIGQRVDNRLPLISWADAGTLGVIAVKRGEYTFWLYDLNTRTKLPRELDRFDNVRSLSFSGNGRLAILSADFEGQNDLFLLSTRRDRVRRLTNDLYDDLDPGFIPGTNRIVWSSNRTTDTLRTQAKPTLGDLTDNYNLFVYDLDTTNQVVARITNTLSKDYAPVALNDNIFYYLSDQRGIINLFKFDRASGIYTQVTNYSTSIKDYDFNAERSMLAMVTQQRLRDDIFIDKNFNLNRNVFTPATRRKELQQARIIRDRKRQEENKNMTIKDLLNARLKEAQTKNDSLPAKDSIPVISDTAKVTIDSTILVKADTVKPKQEPVINTDNYVFEDEVIRQPQPSETFLNRYMKARDKNRIMGPFPYESKFGRESMVTSAVIDPLRGFGFLMEIQMNDMLENYRFYGGLMTSIDLRNGDVYGEFQYLPSFIDFSARFDRKGIRWEPYSGENIYHYSLNKFELGAALPVSDRIRLTAKPFGALTTAAFLGETTLPTRPPSARPSSEFFAGVKSELVYDNSVSVALNIIEGTRGKITYTHWEGLDNSSNSFSQISADIRHYQKIYREIVLAVRGFGGTFYGKRPKHYLLGGMDNWAFNQVYLGGTSSTGEENPLGTQTQNTDLLFAEFATNLRGFDYAILFGNNVLLMNAELRVPLIRVLSSAPITSNFFRNMQFIGFYDIGSSWSGKPPFSSGNSVSFRRVREGSFDIDIKNYLNPWLYSYGVGMRTVMLGYYMKFDLAWPVENYRVGNPRLMVTLGFDF, encoded by the coding sequence ATGGCAAAGGTTTTGGCAATTTGTTGCTTATGGGTAGTGGCAGCAGGGCTTGATGTCCGGGCGCAACAGGCACGCGAGGTTTTTGGAAAAAACCGTATTCAATACCGCAGTTTCGACTGGCAATACCTGACCGGTGAAAATTTTGATGTGTACTATTATGATGGCCGCAGAGATATTGCCACGCAGGCCCTGCAATACCTCGAACTGGAGTTTGACCGGATTACCGACCTGATTGGGTATGCTCCGTATTACAAGGCTAAAGTATTCATTTATAATTCAATGGCCGATTTGCGCCAGAGCAATGTAGGCCTGAACCATACATACTATAATATTAACGGAGAGGTTGATTTTATTAAACCTTATGTGGAGGTAGCGCATCAGGGCACCGCCCAGGAGTTTAAGGATGAACTCCTTTTTAACATTACATCCATGCTGGTAAATGAAATGATGTATGGAGGCAGCCTGAAAGATATTTTTCAGAGTGCGTTGTTGCTTAACCTGCCCGATTGGTTTGTGAGCGGAGTGGCCATGTATGTAGCCAGGGGCTGGACCGCAGAAATGGATGACTATGTTCGCCAGATTGTATCTACCAGAAACGTTAAAAAGTTTAGCAAGTTTACCCACAAGGAAGCGGCCCTTATTGGGCAATCGGCCTGGAATTTTATAGTGGAGCGTTACGGTAAAAGCAACATTTCCAACATCCTCAATTATACACGCATAACCCGAAATGAGGAGAAAAGCATTTTGATTACGCTCGGGGTAAGCTACACACGCCTTGTAGAGGAATGGCGCCAGTATTATTTACAAATGGAAAGTTCGGTAAGTAAATCATACATAAAACAACCCGATTCGGCCAAATTTCAATCGCCACCTAACCGATACACCGAGTTTACCACATTAAAAGTAAGCCCGGATGGCCGCTACCTGGCTTATGCAGAGAATGACCGGGGTAGTTATGCGATAAAAGTGCGGTCGTTAGAAAGCAACAAAGAAACAACTATTCTCCGCGGAGGGAGCCGGGTTATCGGCCAGCGGGTAGACAACCGCCTGCCGCTCATCAGTTGGGCTGATGCCGGTACGTTGGGTGTCATTGCGGTTAAGCGCGGTGAATATACATTCTGGCTATATGATTTAAACACTCGCACAAAACTTCCGCGTGAACTGGACCGGTTCGACAATGTTCGAAGCCTGAGTTTTTCTGGCAATGGCCGGCTGGCTATACTCAGTGCCGATTTCGAAGGGCAAAACGATCTTTTTCTTTTGAGCACACGCAGAGACCGCGTACGCAGATTAACAAACGATTTGTACGATGACCTGGATCCCGGTTTTATACCGGGCACCAATCGCATTGTGTGGAGTTCGAACAGAACCACCGATACCCTGCGTACACAGGCTAAGCCAACCCTTGGCGATTTAACGGACAATTACAACCTGTTTGTTTATGATTTAGACACCACCAACCAGGTGGTGGCCCGTATTACCAATACGCTCAGTAAAGATTATGCGCCCGTTGCCCTTAACGACAACATATTTTATTACCTCAGCGATCAGCGTGGCATTATTAACCTGTTTAAGTTTGACAGGGCCAGCGGTATCTATACTCAGGTTACCAATTATTCAACCAGCATCAAGGACTATGATTTCAATGCCGAACGCAGCATGCTTGCTATGGTAACCCAGCAACGTCTGCGTGATGACATTTTTATCGACAAAAATTTTAACCTGAATCGAAATGTATTTACCCCGGCCACCCGGAGAAAAGAACTGCAGCAGGCGCGAATTATTCGTGACCGTAAACGGCAGGAAGAAAACAAAAACATGACGATTAAAGACCTGCTTAATGCCCGCCTTAAAGAAGCCCAAACTAAAAACGATTCACTCCCGGCAAAGGATTCAATACCCGTTATCAGCGATACTGCTAAAGTTACGATCGACTCAACAATCCTTGTAAAGGCAGATACAGTAAAGCCAAAACAAGAACCCGTTATAAACACGGATAATTATGTTTTTGAAGATGAGGTTATCAGGCAACCGCAGCCGTCTGAAACTTTTTTAAACCGGTACATGAAGGCCCGCGATAAAAACCGCATCATGGGCCCGTTTCCCTATGAGAGCAAATTTGGCCGTGAGTCCATGGTTACTTCGGCTGTAATTGACCCCTTGCGTGGTTTTGGATTTTTAATGGAAATTCAAATGAATGATATGCTGGAAAATTACCGCTTTTACGGAGGGCTGATGACCAGCATCGATCTGCGCAACGGTGATGTGTATGGCGAATTTCAATACCTGCCTTCGTTTATCGACTTCAGTGCCCGCTTCGACAGAAAGGGCATCCGGTGGGAACCCTATTCGGGCGAAAACATCTATCACTACTCCCTGAACAAGTTTGAACTGGGAGCCGCCCTCCCGGTATCCGACCGGATTCGGTTAACGGCAAAACCTTTTGGAGCGTTAACCACCGCGGCTTTCCTGGGCGAAACCACCCTGCCTACCCGGCCGCCATCGGCACGACCTTCTTCAGAGTTTTTTGCAGGTGTAAAATCAGAACTTGTGTATGACAACTCGGTTTCAGTAGCCCTCAATATAATTGAAGGAACACGCGGAAAAATTACCTATACCCATTGGGAGGGGCTTGATAACAGCAGCAATAGTTTTAGCCAGATTTCGGCTGATATACGGCATTACCAGAAAATTTACCGCGAAATTGTTCTGGCTGTTAGGGGTTTTGGAGGAACCTTTTATGGTAAGCGACCGAAACATTATTTGCTGGGTGGCATGGACAACTGGGCTTTTAATCAGGTGTACCTGGGAGGAACCTCCAGCACCGGTGAAGAAAATCCGCTCGGAACGCAAACACAGAATACCGATCTGCTTTTTGCTGAATTTGCCACTAACCTTCGCGGGTTTGATTACGCAATTCTTTTTGGCAACAACGTGTTGCTGATGAATGCCGAACTGCGCGTACCACTCATCCGCGTATTATCGTCAGCACCAATTACATCTAACTTTTTCCGAAACATGCAATTTATCGGCTTCTACGATATCGGAAGCAGCTGGTCGGGTAAGCCCCCATTCTCCTCTGGCAACAGTGTTAGTTTCAGGCGCGTACGGGAAGGCAGTTTTGATATCGACATAAAAAATTACCTCAACCCCTGGTTGTACAGTTATGGTGTTGGCATGCGCACCGTTATGTTGGGCTATTACATGAAGTTTGACCTTGCCTGGCCGGTTGAAAATTACCGGGTGGGCAACCCCCGCCTTATGGTTACCCTGGGCTTCGATTTCTAA
- a CDS encoding formimidoylglutamase — translation MDLTILFSPIPESVYASITSTSSFYKSIRIFGNKMPEYKDAHIALLGVGENRGAGENTGTKNAADEIRKKLYALKKGNALYRVVDLGNLNPGHDLEETYIRLSEVCRMLLENNVLPVILGGSHDLDYGQYAAYETMDKLVSLLNIDAFLDLDENREAPMNRQHIHKIMLHEPNFLFGYTHLAYQTYLIDPASVSVLEKLYFEAFRIGQMRTNLQEMEPVIRNADMLSFDVTAIRSADAPGNANAQPFGLTGEEACQICWYAGQNEKLSSVGFYEYNPELDDAHKKTASVIATMVWYFIEGYYHRKKEQNFKSNDFLKYVVAMPVEAETITFYKSKFSDRWWMEVPYPGGFERYARNSIVPCSYTDYQTATKGEVPERYISMVAKLS, via the coding sequence ATGGATTTAACCATTCTCTTCTCTCCCATCCCCGAATCGGTTTACGCCTCCATTACTTCCACGTCATCTTTTTATAAAAGCATTCGCATCTTCGGCAACAAAATGCCCGAATACAAAGATGCCCACATTGCCCTGCTGGGTGTTGGCGAGAACCGCGGAGCCGGTGAAAACACCGGAACGAAAAACGCAGCCGATGAAATACGTAAAAAACTATATGCCCTGAAGAAAGGAAATGCCCTGTACCGCGTGGTTGACCTGGGCAACCTTAACCCCGGCCACGACCTGGAAGAAACCTATATCCGCCTGAGCGAGGTGTGCCGCATGCTGCTCGAAAACAATGTACTGCCGGTGATCCTCGGGGGCTCACACGACCTTGACTACGGCCAGTATGCCGCGTACGAAACCATGGATAAACTGGTAAGCCTGCTGAACATTGACGCCTTCCTGGACCTGGATGAAAACCGGGAGGCACCGATGAACCGCCAGCATATTCATAAAATCATGCTGCACGAACCCAACTTCCTGTTTGGTTATACACACCTGGCTTACCAGACTTACCTGATTGACCCGGCCTCTGTATCGGTATTGGAGAAACTGTACTTCGAAGCATTTCGAATCGGGCAGATGCGCACCAACCTGCAGGAGATGGAACCCGTCATCCGCAATGCCGATATGCTGTCGTTTGATGTTACCGCCATCCGCTCAGCCGATGCCCCCGGCAATGCCAACGCGCAACCTTTCGGCCTCACCGGTGAAGAAGCCTGCCAGATTTGCTGGTATGCAGGGCAAAATGAAAAACTGAGTTCCGTTGGTTTTTATGAATACAACCCTGAACTGGACGATGCCCATAAAAAAACTGCCAGCGTAATTGCCACCATGGTGTGGTATTTTATTGAAGGCTACTACCACCGCAAAAAGGAACAGAACTTTAAGAGCAACGACTTTTTGAAATACGTGGTGGCCATGCCGGTGGAGGCTGAGACCATTACCTTTTACAAGAGCAAGTTCAGCGACCGGTGGTGGATGGAGGTGCCCTACCCGGGCGGCTTTGAACGCTATGCCCGCAACAGCATTGTGCCCTGCAGTTATACCGACTACCAAACCGCCACCAAAGGCGAAGTGCCCGAACGGTACATCAGCATGGTGGCGAAGTTAAGTTAG
- a CDS encoding YicC family protein, with the protein MIKSMTGYGSVSLDNGHAQVQAEVKSLNSKFLDLNLRLPKSFSDKELEIRNLINEKLDRGKVSLTVDFQRVADAEIKQSYNEALFIQYYTQLKKLADRAMASYENLFQIALSSPDVVQNKLAEGASEGDWHLVRKAIEEAIAKCDAFRASEGKVLEKFFVHYCQSIRASLNNVEQLDSKRVEKIKEKLKGNIEALFGDGYDVNRLEQEIIYYAEKFDIHEERVRLAAHLDYFLQVLAEKQSNGKKLGFIAQEIGREINTIGSKANDAEIQKHVVAMKEELEKIKEQLNNVL; encoded by the coding sequence ATGATTAAATCAATGACCGGCTATGGCAGCGTTAGCCTCGATAATGGTCACGCGCAGGTACAGGCTGAAGTAAAAAGCCTCAATTCAAAGTTTCTTGATTTGAACCTCCGGCTGCCCAAATCTTTTTCAGATAAGGAACTGGAAATCCGTAACCTGATCAATGAAAAACTGGATCGGGGAAAGGTAAGCCTTACCGTAGACTTTCAGCGGGTGGCCGATGCAGAGATTAAACAATCCTACAACGAGGCTCTCTTTATTCAGTATTATACCCAACTTAAAAAACTGGCCGACCGGGCCATGGCTTCGTACGAAAACCTGTTTCAAATAGCCCTTTCATCACCCGATGTTGTGCAAAACAAACTGGCTGAGGGTGCCAGCGAAGGAGACTGGCATCTGGTGCGAAAAGCCATTGAAGAAGCCATAGCCAAATGCGATGCCTTTCGGGCTTCCGAAGGAAAGGTGTTGGAGAAATTTTTTGTTCACTACTGTCAATCCATACGGGCCTCGCTTAACAACGTGGAGCAGCTTGATTCGAAGCGTGTTGAAAAGATCAAGGAAAAACTCAAAGGCAACATCGAAGCATTGTTTGGCGATGGGTATGATGTAAACCGGCTGGAACAGGAGATTATTTACTATGCCGAGAAATTTGATATCCACGAAGAACGCGTGCGGCTGGCAGCCCACCTCGATTATTTTTTGCAGGTGTTGGCCGAGAAACAATCAAATGGAAAAAAACTGGGCTTTATCGCACAGGAAATTGGCCGGGAGATCAACACCATCGGCAGCAAAGCCAACGATGCAGAAATACAAAAGCATGTGGTGGCCATGAAAGAAGAACTGGAGAAGATAAAGGAGCAGTTAAACAATGTGTTATAG
- a CDS encoding beta-lactamase family protein, which produces MNRFIKYAFVATILIIGWAIVVFNGLLNGWWHNPITKSKGTVSFITAVKETAEKEFVGNFAMAIMKDGTVEKELFFSHNKPVDRNTIFQVSSLSKFVSAVGIMKLVELGKVDLDNPVNQYLTRWQLPPGEFDTEQVTVRRLLSHTAGLTDGLGYSGFEIRDSVQSLEESLTKAKDADTGISGEVRVGIEPNSTWKYSGGGFTLLQLIVEETSGQSFNEFMTSSLFKPLNMTSSTYILSDSLNSSLCEFYNADKTKAPHYYYTSLAATSLYTSLADLEKFFQIFLEGKNGEPIGREQVKPETLKAMREGHWDVMGEEIYGLGTMLYIDVEDSEYIFGHDGKSTPPINTAIRINPVTGDGIIVLETGNPDLATRIASDWVYLQTGKADTLLFSMLLGKTTKIALVGIFLIVLVVSVVARVRKKTAATRGLA; this is translated from the coding sequence ATGAATAGATTTATCAAGTACGCATTTGTGGCCACTATATTGATTATTGGCTGGGCTATTGTTGTGTTTAATGGACTATTAAATGGATGGTGGCATAACCCGATTACAAAAAGCAAGGGTACTGTCTCATTTATTACTGCTGTTAAAGAAACTGCAGAAAAGGAATTCGTAGGGAATTTTGCAATGGCAATCATGAAGGATGGCACCGTTGAAAAGGAACTATTCTTTTCTCATAATAAGCCCGTAGATAGAAATACGATTTTTCAGGTTTCATCTCTTTCAAAATTCGTTTCTGCTGTAGGAATAATGAAATTGGTTGAACTTGGAAAGGTTGATTTAGACAATCCTGTAAATCAATACCTGACGAGATGGCAATTGCCACCAGGCGAATTTGATACTGAACAGGTAACTGTTCGGAGATTACTGAGTCATACGGCTGGTTTGACGGATGGGCTTGGATACAGCGGCTTTGAAATCCGGGATTCTGTTCAATCCCTTGAAGAGTCACTCACTAAGGCAAAAGATGCGGATACGGGAATAAGCGGTGAAGTACGTGTTGGAATAGAGCCAAACTCCACCTGGAAATACTCAGGCGGTGGTTTTACGCTTTTACAATTGATAGTGGAAGAAACAAGTGGTCAATCCTTTAACGAATTTATGACTTCCAGTTTATTCAAGCCATTGAATATGACCAGCAGTACTTACATTTTAAGCGATTCACTAAATAGCAGTTTATGTGAGTTCTACAATGCGGATAAAACAAAAGCACCCCATTACTATTACACGTCATTAGCAGCAACTTCACTTTATACTTCATTGGCCGATTTAGAGAAATTTTTTCAAATTTTTCTGGAAGGAAAGAACGGTGAACCAATAGGCAGAGAACAAGTAAAGCCGGAAACGCTTAAGGCAATGAGAGAAGGTCATTGGGACGTAATGGGCGAGGAGATTTACGGCCTAGGCACTATGCTTTACATTGATGTAGAAGATAGCGAATACATTTTTGGACATGACGGAAAGAGCACACCTCCGATAAACACGGCAATAAGAATTAATCCGGTTACGGGTGACGGAATAATAGTTTTGGAAACAGGTAATCCGGATTTGGCTACACGAATTGCCAGTGATTGGGTGTATTTGCAAACCGGAAAAGCAGATACTTTGCTTTTTAGCATGTTGTTGGGAAAAACAACAAAAATTGCGTTAGTCGGAATATTCTTAATCGTACTAGTTGTTAGTGTCGTAGCAAGGGTGCGAAAGAAAACGGCCGCTACCAGGGGCTTGGCATAA
- a CDS encoding homoserine dehydrogenase: MGKILKLGLFGFGCVGQGLYHVLHETRGIKAEIKKICIKHPEKKRSLPDSFFTLDKAVILHDPEIDVVVELIDDADAAFAILKEALQNGKHVVTANKKMLAENLEEVYHLQQQYGRSVLYEGAVCGSIPIIRNLEEYYDNDLITEVCGIFNGSTNYILSKIFNEEKSYAEALAEAQQLGFAESDPTLDVAGFDPKYKLAIVLAHAFGVFVKPDDITNIGIDRISADDLDYARENKLAVKLVACAFKTDNAIHALVAPQFVENDNSLRHIQNEYNAVQVRGAFSEKQLFIGKGAGGYPTGSAVLSDISALRYGYRYEYRKLQQHSDVRFSNDIAVRTFVRLPAEQGIPLNNFQEVESGYAGAHSQYLCGRLPFNKLKTWSSDSRVGFILAPEPDFVPALATVNANTLLVA; this comes from the coding sequence ATGGGAAAAATATTGAAACTCGGATTATTTGGGTTTGGCTGCGTAGGCCAGGGGTTATACCATGTACTTCATGAAACGCGGGGAATTAAGGCCGAAATAAAAAAGATATGCATAAAGCATCCTGAAAAAAAACGATCGCTGCCGGATTCATTCTTTACATTGGATAAAGCCGTTATCCTGCATGACCCGGAAATAGATGTGGTTGTTGAATTGATTGATGATGCAGATGCCGCTTTTGCTATTTTGAAGGAAGCTCTGCAAAACGGCAAGCACGTGGTAACGGCCAACAAAAAAATGCTGGCCGAAAACCTCGAAGAAGTCTATCACCTCCAACAACAGTATGGCCGGTCGGTTTTGTATGAAGGAGCTGTTTGCGGCAGCATCCCGATAATCCGTAACCTGGAAGAATATTACGATAACGACCTGATTACCGAAGTATGCGGAATTTTCAACGGCTCCACCAATTACATCCTTTCCAAAATTTTTAATGAAGAGAAAAGCTATGCCGAAGCCTTGGCCGAAGCGCAACAGCTTGGCTTTGCTGAGTCAGACCCGACTCTGGATGTGGCCGGCTTCGATCCGAAATACAAACTCGCCATTGTGCTTGCACATGCATTCGGTGTATTTGTTAAGCCGGATGATATTACCAACATCGGTATTGACCGTATAAGCGCAGATGATCTGGATTATGCCCGGGAAAACAAACTTGCTGTTAAACTGGTGGCTTGCGCATTCAAAACCGACAACGCTATCCATGCGCTTGTAGCGCCTCAGTTTGTTGAAAATGATAATTCACTAAGGCACATTCAAAACGAATACAATGCCGTACAAGTACGCGGAGCTTTTTCAGAGAAGCAGTTATTCATTGGCAAAGGAGCAGGCGGTTACCCTACGGGCTCAGCCGTGCTTTCGGATATTTCAGCACTGCGGTATGGCTACCGGTATGAATACCGCAAGCTTCAACAACACAGTGACGTTCGGTTTTCGAACGACATCGCTGTAAGAACATTTGTGCGCTTGCCTGCCGAACAAGGGATTCCGCTTAATAACTTTCAGGAAGTTGAATCGGGTTATGCCGGGGCCCACAGCCAGTATTTATGCGGGAGGCTCCCTTTCAACAAATTAAAAACCTGGAGCAGCGACAGTCGGGTTGGATTCATTCTGGCCCCTGAACCCGATTTTGTTCCGGCTCTTGCCACAGTTAACGCGAATACATTGTTGGTGGCCTGA
- a CDS encoding NADH:ubiquinone reductase (Na(+)-transporting) subunit F produces the protein MIIASSIIAFTVIILLLVALLLVAQKQLVQSGPVKIIINGDAQNAITVAAGSSLLTTLSNQKIFLPSACGGGGTCAMCKCVVESGGGDVLPTELGHLSRQERANHVRLGCQVKVKQDMSIRIPEEIFGIKKWQCEVVSNYNVSTFIKEFVVKLPPGETLKFEAGGYIQIDVPAITVDYKTIDITPHPELGHKPDVFKSDWDKFKLWDLKMKNDEPIFRAYSMANHPAEGNIIMLNIRIATPPWDRANNKWMDVNPGICSSYVFSRKPGDKVTISGPYGEFHINPTQREMIYIGGGAGMAPLRAQIFHLFHTEKTNRKVSYWYGGRSKKELFYVDHFRKIEKDFPNFRFYIGLSEPLPEDNWKVLKSLDDREGDGYLGFIHQCLYDNYLKNHPAPEDIEYYLCGPPLMNAAVLKMLDEMGIPKENIRFDDFGG, from the coding sequence ATGATTATTGCCTCGTCCATTATTGCCTTTACCGTTATTATCCTGTTGCTGGTTGCCCTGTTGCTGGTTGCCCAAAAACAACTGGTGCAATCGGGGCCGGTAAAAATTATTATCAATGGCGATGCCCAGAATGCCATTACCGTGGCAGCCGGTTCTTCCCTGCTTACTACGCTTTCCAACCAAAAGATTTTTCTGCCATCTGCCTGCGGGGGCGGTGGCACTTGCGCCATGTGCAAATGCGTGGTTGAATCAGGTGGTGGCGATGTGCTGCCCACCGAACTGGGCCACCTGAGCCGGCAGGAACGCGCCAACCACGTAAGGCTGGGGTGCCAGGTAAAAGTAAAACAGGATATGTCCATCCGCATACCCGAAGAAATTTTTGGCATTAAAAAGTGGCAATGCGAAGTGGTATCGAATTACAACGTTTCCACATTTATTAAAGAGTTTGTTGTTAAACTCCCTCCGGGCGAAACCTTAAAGTTTGAGGCGGGGGGCTATATCCAGATTGATGTGCCCGCCATTACCGTTGACTACAAAACCATTGACATTACCCCGCACCCCGAACTGGGCCACAAACCCGATGTGTTTAAAAGCGATTGGGACAAATTCAAGTTGTGGGATTTGAAAATGAAAAACGATGAGCCCATTTTCCGGGCGTATTCCATGGCGAATCATCCGGCCGAAGGCAACATCATCATGCTCAACATCCGGATTGCCACACCCCCGTGGGATCGCGCCAACAACAAATGGATGGACGTGAACCCGGGCATCTGTTCATCCTATGTGTTCTCGCGCAAACCGGGCGACAAGGTAACCATTTCAGGACCTTACGGTGAATTTCATATTAACCCTACCCAGCGCGAAATGATCTACATTGGTGGCGGTGCCGGCATGGCTCCGCTGCGCGCACAGATTTTCCACCTGTTCCACACCGAAAAAACCAACCGCAAGGTTTCCTATTGGTACGGTGGCCGATCAAAAAAGGAATTATTTTATGTTGATCACTTCCGCAAAATTGAAAAAGACTTTCCCAACTTCCGCTTCTACATCGGTTTGTCGGAGCCGCTTCCGGAAGACAATTGGAAAGTACTTAAGAGCCTTGACGATCGGGAAGGAGATGGCTACCTGGGCTTTATTCACCAATGCCTATACGATAACTACCTGAAGAATCACCCGGCACCCGAAGATATCGAATACTATCTCTGCGGACCCCCGTTAATGAACGCAGCGGTACTGAAGATGCTGGACGAGATGGGTATTCCAAAGGAGAACATCCGCTTTGACGACTTTGGCGGGTAA